In Hymenobacter volaticus, the genomic window GTTTGACTGGCACCATCTGGTTTCCTACCTTCCGCCCCCGCTTTTCTGTGTTTCCAGCCCATGAGTTTACCTCGTAACCCCAATGAAACAAACCGTAATTTTTTTCAGGAAGTACACGAAGTGGTACGCCTGATACCGATGGGGCGGGTTTCTACCTACGGGGCCATTGCGCATTATCTGGGGGCGCGGCACGGCGCCCGCATGGTTGGCTACGCCCTTATTGCCGCAGCCCCCGCCCGCGGCCTCGACGATATTCCGGCGCAGCGTGTAGTCAACCGCAACGGATTACTCACAGGCCGTATGCACTTCGCTACGCCTACTGCCATGCAGGAAGCTCTCGAAGCCGAAGGAGTGCGCGTGGTTGATGATCAAGTAGTGGAGTTCAAGAAGTTGTTTTGGGACCCAAGCGTGGAGCTAGAGTAAGACTATACATCTCAAAGCCGTCGCATTTTCTTGGTATAAAATACTCCTTCTTTCGTTGGTGCCGCTTCTAGCACTGGCTTGTCAGCGTCGGATTTAGCTCGTAGCTCCACATAATTAACCGTTGTAAAGTTAGGAATGAAGGAATAGCTTGATTCCAAGCCTTCAATACAGAGCGTTACTTCCTTGGTTTTATTGGTCCAAG contains:
- a CDS encoding MGMT family protein — its product is MSLPRNPNETNRNFFQEVHEVVRLIPMGRVSTYGAIAHYLGARHGARMVGYALIAAAPARGLDDIPAQRVVNRNGLLTGRMHFATPTAMQEALEAEGVRVVDDQVVEFKKLFWDPSVELE